In a single window of the Niabella ginsenosidivorans genome:
- a CDS encoding chloride channel protein, whose amino-acid sequence MNKTVFNSIPISVSLNSNLEGEAIKPKPVKDKKRLFVISVLAIGIAAITSLIAKLLIYLIDLVVNISFYGRFSIADASPADNTLGLWVIIIPAIGGIIVGLMALYGSKAIRGHGIPEAMEQILVNQSKIKPTITYLKPLSSAISIGTGGPFGAEGPIIATGGALGSTIGQVLKISHNERKVLLASGATAGMSAIFGSPIAAIFLAIELLLFEFSPRTIIPVALACITGAAGHYFLFDAHPVFEITRSIGIVTNTSLFTYSIIGLLIGVLSVGVTKIVYLIEDGFEKLPIHWMWWPAIGGLAVGIIGYFSPRTLGVGYNNITDVLNGGLAINVIATLCILKFTSWAIALGSGTSGGTLAPLLTIGGAAGAILGSIALYFFPSSGVTLPLAALVGMAAMFAGASRAFITSIIFAVETTGQSGALLPLLATCSASYIVSFFLMENTIMTEKISRRGVKLPSAYEPNLLEQVAVNQVMDKNGIIVSTNNTVEQIKDWLDEEPEYKTNYFIVCDPDGAYSGIVNAADLYNSINRPETSIKDLISLGTAPIKGTASLQTAIERMAKDNIDVLPVLAPDDHFIEGILSYKNILSSYKIRLEDNQQKSPSISLKRKRLEMLVHGKRIRKMVKGSR is encoded by the coding sequence ATGAACAAAACCGTATTTAATTCTATCCCTATTTCCGTATCATTAAATTCCAACCTGGAAGGAGAAGCCATCAAACCAAAGCCTGTAAAAGATAAAAAGCGCCTTTTTGTTATTTCAGTGCTGGCAATCGGCATTGCAGCAATAACCAGCCTCATTGCAAAACTGCTGATTTATCTTATTGATCTTGTTGTTAATATTTCGTTTTATGGCAGGTTCTCCATTGCTGATGCTAGTCCCGCAGACAATACCTTAGGCTTATGGGTCATTATAATACCAGCAATTGGCGGCATTATTGTAGGGTTGATGGCATTATACGGATCAAAGGCCATCAGAGGGCATGGCATCCCGGAAGCGATGGAGCAGATCCTGGTCAACCAGAGCAAAATAAAACCCACCATTACCTATTTAAAGCCTCTTTCTTCGGCTATATCCATTGGTACCGGCGGCCCGTTTGGAGCAGAGGGACCTATCATTGCTACAGGGGGTGCATTAGGCTCAACTATTGGTCAGGTATTAAAAATTTCGCATAATGAGCGGAAAGTACTACTGGCCTCCGGGGCTACCGCAGGCATGTCTGCTATTTTTGGCAGCCCTATTGCAGCTATTTTCCTGGCTATAGAGTTACTGCTCTTTGAATTTTCACCACGCACCATCATTCCCGTAGCGCTCGCCTGTATTACCGGGGCAGCCGGTCATTATTTTTTATTTGATGCGCACCCGGTCTTTGAAATTACGCGGTCAATCGGCATTGTAACCAATACCTCATTATTTACCTACAGCATCATCGGCCTTCTTATTGGTGTTCTTTCTGTTGGGGTTACCAAAATTGTATACCTTATTGAGGATGGTTTTGAAAAGCTGCCCATTCACTGGATGTGGTGGCCGGCCATTGGCGGATTAGCGGTGGGTATTATCGGGTATTTTTCCCCCCGTACTTTAGGTGTGGGATATAACAATATTACAGATGTTTTGAACGGAGGCCTTGCTATAAATGTTATTGCAACGCTTTGTATCTTAAAATTTACGTCCTGGGCCATTGCCTTGGGCAGCGGCACTTCAGGCGGAACTTTAGCGCCCTTGCTCACTATTGGTGGTGCAGCCGGCGCAATTCTTGGCAGTATTGCCCTTTATTTTTTTCCGTCTTCAGGCGTTACACTGCCATTAGCTGCGCTTGTGGGCATGGCAGCAATGTTTGCCGGTGCATCCAGGGCATTTATTACTTCCATCATCTTTGCAGTGGAAACCACCGGGCAGTCCGGCGCGTTGCTTCCCTTGCTGGCCACCTGCAGTGCCTCCTATATTGTTTCCTTTTTTCTGATGGAAAATACCATCATGACTGAAAAGATATCCCGCCGGGGTGTAAAATTACCATCTGCCTATGAGCCCAACCTGTTGGAACAGGTTGCTGTGAACCAGGTAATGGACAAAAACGGCATCATCGTAAGCACCAATAATACGGTGGAACAGATCAAGGACTGGCTGGATGAGGAGCCTGAGTATAAAACCAATTATTTTATTGTTTGTGACCCGGATGGGGCCTATTCCGGCATTGTAAATGCTGCTGATCTTTATAACAGCATCAACCGCCCTGAAACCAGTATCAAAGATCTTATTTCCTTAGGTACTGCTCCTATAAAAGGTACCGCCAGCCTGCAGACCGCCATTGAAAGAATGGCAAAGGATAATATTGATGTACTGCCTGTACTTGCGCCCGATGATCATTTTATTGAAGGGATCCTTTCTTACAAAAACATTCTTTCCAGCTACAAGATCCGCCTGGAGGACAATCAACAGAAAAGCCCCAGCATTTCCCTGAAAAGAAAACGGCTTGAAATGCTGGTTCATGGCAAAAGAATCCGGAAAATGGTTAAGGGGAGCCGGTAA
- a CDS encoding tetratricopeptide repeat protein, producing MKKIFTAGLFLMSSLMAFSQEDIATMRENARKFMLAGDMENAVMVLNKAAQTDKNNLDVQKDLALAYYYKKEYAKGLEVIKPILESDSADVSTYQLAGTLYRGTDNGKEAEKVYKDGIAKFPKAGPLYSEYGEVLEVMKNGAAAIAMWEKGMELAPSYADNYYNASIYYYKRPDGKLWAILYGEIYANMQSLNPKSNNIKKMVLDSYKELFSSDLSKAASSAKNPFEKAVLETFARQSGITAQGLTPETLAMIRTRFVLDWMNNYDKQYPYKLFQYHQQLMKDGIFDSYNQWMFGPVASQSNFESWAAAHKDEYDKFTAFHTSRIFKMPAGQVYSNRK from the coding sequence ATGAAGAAAATTTTTACTGCGGGCCTTTTTTTAATGAGCTCCCTTATGGCTTTCAGCCAGGAAGATATTGCCACCATGCGCGAAAATGCGCGAAAATTCATGTTGGCAGGCGATATGGAAAACGCTGTTATGGTACTAAATAAAGCTGCACAAACAGATAAAAACAACCTGGATGTTCAGAAAGACCTGGCCTTGGCCTATTATTATAAAAAGGAATATGCAAAGGGCCTTGAAGTGATCAAACCCATATTGGAATCAGATAGTGCCGATGTATCTACCTACCAGTTAGCAGGTACCCTGTACAGGGGAACAGATAATGGTAAGGAGGCTGAAAAGGTTTATAAGGATGGCATTGCAAAATTTCCAAAAGCAGGGCCTTTATACAGCGAATATGGTGAAGTGCTGGAAGTTATGAAAAATGGTGCAGCAGCTATTGCTATGTGGGAAAAGGGTATGGAGTTAGCGCCTTCCTATGCAGACAATTATTATAACGCTTCCATTTATTATTACAAGCGGCCGGATGGCAAATTATGGGCTATCCTTTACGGAGAGATCTATGCTAATATGCAAAGCCTTAACCCAAAATCCAACAACATAAAAAAGATGGTACTGGATTCCTATAAAGAGCTTTTTTCTTCGGATCTTTCCAAGGCTGCATCATCTGCCAAAAACCCGTTTGAAAAAGCGGTGCTGGAGACCTTTGCCCGCCAGTCCGGCATCACCGCGCAGGGCTTAACACCTGAAACACTGGCAATGATCCGTACCCGTTTTGTGCTGGACTGGATGAATAATTATGACAAGCAGTATCCCTATAAATTATTTCAATACCATCAGCAGTTAATGAAAGATGGCATTTTTGACTCCTACAACCAGTGGATGTTTGGCCCCGTAGCCAGCCAGTCTAACTTTGAAAGCTGGGCGGCCGCGCACAAAGATGAATACGACAAATTCACAGCTTTTCATACGTCAAGAATATTTAAAATGCCTGCAGGGCAGGTTTATTCCAACAGGAAATAA